In Xanthocytophaga agilis, the following are encoded in one genomic region:
- a CDS encoding lysozyme has protein sequence MKFQYLIIHCTATPAGRWISADDVKRWHTKPKPYGNGWKQVGYSDLILLDGSRHQFVKHNNDQIIDTFEITNGVAGINAISRQLCYVGGLDSSHKMPLDSRTPQQISCMLDIIGEVLGYAPNIKIAGHNQFDNKGCPSFFVPTWLRQLGIPEHNIEWRDPFGYERYFRQVWKQ, from the coding sequence ATGAAATTCCAATACCTGATTATACACTGCACCGCCACCCCAGCCGGACGCTGGATCTCGGCTGATGATGTCAAACGCTGGCACACCAAACCCAAACCCTACGGCAACGGTTGGAAGCAAGTCGGCTACTCGGATCTGATCCTGCTTGATGGCTCCCGTCACCAGTTTGTCAAACATAATAATGACCAGATCATTGACACCTTCGAGATTACAAATGGTGTGGCTGGCATTAACGCTATCTCCAGACAGCTGTGTTATGTAGGCGGTCTGGACTCTTCCCATAAAATGCCACTGGACAGTCGCACCCCTCAGCAGATTTCGTGTATGCTGGATATTATCGGCGAGGTGTTGGGTTATGCACCCAATATCAAAATTGCCGGACATAACCAGTTTGACAACAAAGGCTGTCCGTCTTTCTTTGTCCCAACCTGGCTCAGGCAGTTAGGCATTCCGGAACATAACATTGAGTGGCGTGATCCCTTTGGCTATGAACGGTATTTCAGACAAGTATGGAAACAGTAA